The following proteins are co-located in the Penaeus monodon isolate SGIC_2016 chromosome 10, NSTDA_Pmon_1, whole genome shotgun sequence genome:
- the LOC119578162 gene encoding protein FAM185A-like — MNSLNRTVGRLMGINRNLKRYERLAQKLYSPVSACDRPTIRECRPINPHVPVLSKFFSTRVKEEHVKLGSLEYNVHPGFGTVRAIGEGVDYVIKPANPQEFPDADRAFVSIYGVSNSSLDTVRVELLGEKKDTLAVSSSPGSSRLYCEIEVPIKYDISANLQSDACLQIMGMEADEVDITTEDGEVATRGLKSHNIHIKTQHGNFTAEGTLQGNISIVAKATNLKAKRLQGLKMNIVAEELNTNVQSSYMNEGQITAQRGDIVINHLHGSTSLTLKQGKLSLSGLHGHLTGSVGSGKVDVQVTEITEDSSLILQEGSMVVSVLDEPRHNLHVTAPSLDISKEISSDAAASTTSTSLKLQARDGARANTFSAEVAEGSAKVQRQDWFATLGIKIGN, encoded by the exons ATGAACTCCCTGAACAGGACTGTCGGTCGTTTAATGGGAATCAACCGTAATTTGAAGAGATATGAGAGATTAGCACAGAAGCTGTACTCGCCTGTTTCTGCGTGTGATAGGCCTACAATAAGGGAATGTAGGCCTATAAATCCTCATGTCCCTGTGTTATCTAAGTTCTTCTCGACGCGTGTTAAAGAAGAACACGTTAAATTGGGCAGTCTGGAGTACAACGTTCATCCTGGATTTGGGACAGTGAGAGCCATAGGAGAAGGGGTGGACTACGTTATAAAACCTGCTAATCCACAA GAATTCCCCGATGCCGACCGTGCGTTTGTCAGCATTTACGGCGTTTCGAACTCCTCCTTGGACACTGTGAGGGTAGAACTGttgggagagaagaaagatacgCTGGCCGTGTCTTCGTCTCCTGGATCATCGAGGCTTTATTGCGAGATTGAAGTCCCGATAAAGTATG ATATCAGCGCCAACCTTCAGAGTGACGCCTGCCTCCAGATAATGGGCATGGAAGCCGACGAAGTGGACATCACGACAGAGGACGGAGAAGTGGCGACACGCGGTCTCAAGAGCCACAACATTCACATCAAAACGCAGCATGGGAATTTTACAGCTGAGGGAACACTACAGGGAAATATTTCCATCGTTGCTAAGGCAACA AACCTGAAAGCCAAAAGACTACAGGGACTGAAGATGAACATCGTAGCCGAAGAACTGAACACAAATGTGCAGTCTTCTTACATGAACGAGGGTCAGATAACGGCGCAGCGAGGAGACATCGTCATTAACCACTTGCATGGCTCGACCTCGCTGACACTGAAGCAGGGAAAACTCTCTCTGA GTGGGCTGCACGGTCACCTAACAGGGTCAGTGGGTTCAGGCAAAGTGGACGTACAAGTGACAGAAATAACTGAAGACTCTTCACTCATCTTACAAGAAGGGAGCATGGTTGTGTCCGTTCTAGATGAGCCAAG GCATAACCTCCATGTGACAGCCCCGTCTTTGGACATATCTAAAGAAATCTCCTCCGACGCAGCTGCCTCCACCACCAGTACCTCCCTCAAACTACAAGCGAGAGATGGCGCACGAGCAAACACCTTTTCAGCAGAAGTGGCCGAGGGCTCAGCGAAAGTACAGAGACAAGACTGGTTTGCCACTTTGGGGATAAAGATCGGCAATTAG